The DNA region TTTATACACAAGGGCGGCATAATTACCAGAATATTGTTCAGGGGTCTGGTAATCAAACCGCGTTGTCTTGCTTCACGGCAAACCCTCATCCCAATCTTTTCTTCCCATGAATAAGGCTCCTTTGTCTCCCT from Patescibacteria group bacterium includes:
- a CDS encoding adenosylmethionine--8-amino-7-oxononanoate transaminase (catalyzes the formation of S-adenosyl-4-methylthionine-2-oxobutanoate and 7,8-diaminononanoate from S-adenosyl-L-methionine and 8-amino-7-oxononanoate); this translates as RETKEPYSWEEKIGMRVCREARQRGLITRPLNNILVIMPPLCINISQLNKMMDILYESLEVATEAS